One segment of Dermochelys coriacea isolate rDerCor1 chromosome 5, rDerCor1.pri.v4, whole genome shotgun sequence DNA contains the following:
- the SLC46A2 gene encoding thymic stromal cotransporter homolog isoform X2 encodes MVGGMAVRTWIEPVVAGAQVASSFYDTGLLLVVKNYYNRTSSTSPAHMLEDLQQKAVSDFFIIYNLVLGLSPLLTAYGLAKLGDKKNRKLTIFLPLLGYLVSRSLLLLLILLEWPIEVMYGAAALNGLTGGFTTYWAGVMALGSLGSSEHRRSLRLIVIELTYGMAGFLGSIVSGHIFVHSHISYRQGTVLVACSIACYAFCFLYSFFVLKVPMPEGTCPASPAHSKPKDIDQPDSQLPEDERTAGNSGSCEDEGRGPLAPSKLIIAMLFCGAVLYDLAVVGAMDVLPLFLLKKPLSWGPVEIGYGNAAGYMIFITSFLGVFVFSKYLRDTTMIIIGILSFSIGILIMAFVRQTFLFYIARAIMLFALIPLPIIRSLLSKHVQGSSYGKVFVLLQLSLVITGVATSTAYNKIYQHILDWFSGFCFILSCVAGCLSIIPISIVAYKQHSRSGSLEILAE; translated from the exons ATGGTCGGAGGGATGGCGGTGAGGACCTGGATTGAGCCCGTGGTAGCTGGCGCCCAGGTAGCCAGCTCCTTTTACGACACAGGGCTGCTGCTAGTGGTGAAGAACTACTACAACCGGACCAGCTCGACCTCCCCAGCGCACATGCTTGAGGATCTACAGCAGAAAGCTGTCTCTGACTTCTTCATCATCTACAACTTGGTTCTGGGCCTGAGCCCCTTGTTGACGGCCTATGGCCTGGCAAAGCTTGGTGACAAGAAGAACAGGAAGCTCACCATTTTCTTACCTCTCCTCGGCTATCTGGTCTCTAGGTCCCTCCTGCTCCTCTTAATCCTGCTGGAGTGGCCTATTGAGGTGATGTATGGGGCGGCGGCCTTAAACGGTCTGACGGGAGGTTTTACCACCTACTGGGCTGGCGTCATGGCTCTGGggtctctgggctcctctgaGCACAGGAGGTCTCTGCGGCTAATTGTTATCGAGCTGACCTATGGGATGGCGGGCTTCTTGGGAAGTATAGTGTCTGGGCACATCTTTGTTCATTCCCACATAAGTTATCGACAGGGCACCGTGCTAGTGGCCTGCAGCATTGCCTGCTATGCCTTCTGCTTCCTCTACAGCTTCTTTGTTCTGAAAGTCCCTATGCCTGAAGGCACCTGCCCAGCTTCCCCAGCTCACAGCAAACCCAAGGACATAGATCAGCCTGACAGTCAACTACCAGAGGATGAAAGAACTGCAGGGAATTCAGGCTCTTGTGAGGACGAGGGGCGGGGCCCCCTGGCACCATCAAAACTCATCATTGCAATGCTTTTCTGTGGGGCAGTCTTGTATGATCTAGCAGTTGTGGGAGCCATGGACGTGCTCCCGCTGTTTTTGCTTAAGAAACCTTTGAGCTGGGGCCCAGTGGAGATTGGCTATGGCAATGCTGCTGGCTACATGATCTTTATTACCAGTTTCCTGGGGGTTTTTGTGTTCTCCAAGTATTTAAGGGACACGACTATGATCATCATTGGGATACTGTCCTTCAGCATTGGCATTCTCATCATGGCCTTTGTGCGACAGACATTCCTGTTCTACATTG ctCGGGCCATAATGCTGTTTGCTCTCATCCCCTTACCAATCATCAGATCTCTGTTATCCAAACATGTACAAGGATCATCCTATG GTAAGGTGTTTGTCTTGCTGCAGCTGTCTTTAGTGATCACGGGGGTTGCTACATCCACAGCCTACAACAAGATCTATCAACACATACTGGACTGGTTTAGTGGATTCTGTTTCATTTTGTCATGTGTCGCTGGCTGCCTAAGCATCATCCCCATCAG CATTGTGGCCTACAAGCAACACTCACGATCTGGGTCCCTTGAAATCCTCGCAGAATGA
- the SLC46A2 gene encoding thymic stromal cotransporter homolog isoform X1 gives MHTGVAVETELLDLLSPAHLPAALPSPPTSLPVAPRKGLAAAIMVGGMAVRTWIEPVVAGAQVASSFYDTGLLLVVKNYYNRTSSTSPAHMLEDLQQKAVSDFFIIYNLVLGLSPLLTAYGLAKLGDKKNRKLTIFLPLLGYLVSRSLLLLLILLEWPIEVMYGAAALNGLTGGFTTYWAGVMALGSLGSSEHRRSLRLIVIELTYGMAGFLGSIVSGHIFVHSHISYRQGTVLVACSIACYAFCFLYSFFVLKVPMPEGTCPASPAHSKPKDIDQPDSQLPEDERTAGNSGSCEDEGRGPLAPSKLIIAMLFCGAVLYDLAVVGAMDVLPLFLLKKPLSWGPVEIGYGNAAGYMIFITSFLGVFVFSKYLRDTTMIIIGILSFSIGILIMAFVRQTFLFYIARAIMLFALIPLPIIRSLLSKHVQGSSYGKVFVLLQLSLVITGVATSTAYNKIYQHILDWFSGFCFILSCVAGCLSIIPISIVAYKQHSRSGSLEILAE, from the exons ATGCACACAGGAGTGGCTGTGGAGACAG AACTTCTGGACCTGCTGTCTCCAGCACATCTCCCTGCcgctcttccttccccacccacctccttGCCAGTAGCCCCAAGGAAAGGTTTGGCAGCAGCCATCATGGTCGGAGGGATGGCGGTGAGGACCTGGATTGAGCCCGTGGTAGCTGGCGCCCAGGTAGCCAGCTCCTTTTACGACACAGGGCTGCTGCTAGTGGTGAAGAACTACTACAACCGGACCAGCTCGACCTCCCCAGCGCACATGCTTGAGGATCTACAGCAGAAAGCTGTCTCTGACTTCTTCATCATCTACAACTTGGTTCTGGGCCTGAGCCCCTTGTTGACGGCCTATGGCCTGGCAAAGCTTGGTGACAAGAAGAACAGGAAGCTCACCATTTTCTTACCTCTCCTCGGCTATCTGGTCTCTAGGTCCCTCCTGCTCCTCTTAATCCTGCTGGAGTGGCCTATTGAGGTGATGTATGGGGCGGCGGCCTTAAACGGTCTGACGGGAGGTTTTACCACCTACTGGGCTGGCGTCATGGCTCTGGggtctctgggctcctctgaGCACAGGAGGTCTCTGCGGCTAATTGTTATCGAGCTGACCTATGGGATGGCGGGCTTCTTGGGAAGTATAGTGTCTGGGCACATCTTTGTTCATTCCCACATAAGTTATCGACAGGGCACCGTGCTAGTGGCCTGCAGCATTGCCTGCTATGCCTTCTGCTTCCTCTACAGCTTCTTTGTTCTGAAAGTCCCTATGCCTGAAGGCACCTGCCCAGCTTCCCCAGCTCACAGCAAACCCAAGGACATAGATCAGCCTGACAGTCAACTACCAGAGGATGAAAGAACTGCAGGGAATTCAGGCTCTTGTGAGGACGAGGGGCGGGGCCCCCTGGCACCATCAAAACTCATCATTGCAATGCTTTTCTGTGGGGCAGTCTTGTATGATCTAGCAGTTGTGGGAGCCATGGACGTGCTCCCGCTGTTTTTGCTTAAGAAACCTTTGAGCTGGGGCCCAGTGGAGATTGGCTATGGCAATGCTGCTGGCTACATGATCTTTATTACCAGTTTCCTGGGGGTTTTTGTGTTCTCCAAGTATTTAAGGGACACGACTATGATCATCATTGGGATACTGTCCTTCAGCATTGGCATTCTCATCATGGCCTTTGTGCGACAGACATTCCTGTTCTACATTG ctCGGGCCATAATGCTGTTTGCTCTCATCCCCTTACCAATCATCAGATCTCTGTTATCCAAACATGTACAAGGATCATCCTATG GTAAGGTGTTTGTCTTGCTGCAGCTGTCTTTAGTGATCACGGGGGTTGCTACATCCACAGCCTACAACAAGATCTATCAACACATACTGGACTGGTTTAGTGGATTCTGTTTCATTTTGTCATGTGTCGCTGGCTGCCTAAGCATCATCCCCATCAG CATTGTGGCCTACAAGCAACACTCACGATCTGGGTCCCTTGAAATCCTCGCAGAATGA